The proteins below are encoded in one region of Pseudonocardia sp. DSM 110487:
- a CDS encoding acyl-CoA desaturase: MTSTVPATSSARRGSDFAELSRRIRAAGLLDRRPGWYSRAIALAFGAFAACWTVFGLLGDSWWQLLVAAALAVVSTQLAYLGHDAGHKQILHGRRANNAIGHFHALLTGVSFGWWVTKHNRHHANPNHEDEDPDLDIPVLAFSTEQASGRTGLLRWTAAHQAALFFPLLTLEGVMLHWAGIDAIVRGTVRARILEGLLLTAHLGAYVAAVSLVLPPGKALVFVAVQKGLWGVLMGCAFAPNHKGMDMIGRGESLDFLRKQVLTSRDVGGGRWVDVALGGLNHQVTHHLFPSMARPHLRLARPLVEAFCAERGIPYVRCSLLASYRQVLQHLHTIGAPLRELRS; the protein is encoded by the coding sequence GTGACCAGCACTGTCCCCGCAACATCATCCGCCCGGCGCGGTAGCGATTTCGCCGAGCTGTCCCGCCGTATCCGCGCAGCCGGCCTCCTGGATCGGCGCCCCGGCTGGTATTCGCGGGCCATCGCACTGGCATTCGGTGCTTTCGCGGCCTGCTGGACCGTATTCGGGCTGCTGGGCGACTCCTGGTGGCAACTGCTGGTGGCGGCGGCGCTCGCCGTCGTGTCCACGCAGCTCGCGTACCTCGGACACGACGCCGGGCACAAGCAAATCCTGCACGGCCGGCGCGCGAACAACGCCATCGGCCACTTCCACGCCCTGCTGACTGGCGTCAGCTTCGGGTGGTGGGTGACCAAGCACAACCGCCATCACGCCAACCCCAACCACGAGGACGAGGACCCTGACCTCGACATCCCCGTCCTCGCGTTCAGCACGGAACAGGCCAGTGGCCGCACCGGCCTGCTCCGCTGGACCGCGGCGCACCAAGCCGCGCTGTTCTTCCCGCTGCTCACGCTGGAAGGCGTGATGCTGCACTGGGCCGGGATCGACGCCATCGTTCGCGGCACGGTCCGCGCCCGGATACTCGAGGGATTGCTGCTGACCGCGCACCTCGGCGCGTACGTCGCGGCGGTGTCGCTGGTACTCCCGCCCGGCAAAGCGCTCGTCTTCGTCGCCGTGCAGAAAGGCCTGTGGGGAGTGCTGATGGGGTGCGCCTTCGCCCCGAACCACAAGGGCATGGACATGATCGGACGAGGCGAGTCGCTGGACTTCCTGCGCAAGCAGGTCCTCACCTCACGCGACGTCGGCGGCGGCCGATGGGTGGACGTCGCACTGGGCGGACTGAATCACCAGGTGACCCACCACCTGTTCCCGAGCATGGCGCGACCACACCTGCGCCTGGCACGGCCGCTCGTCGAGGCCTTCTGCGCGGAGCGGGGCATCCCCTATGTCCGCTGCAGCCTGCTGGCCTCCTACCGGCAGGTTCTACAGCACCTCCACACAATTGGTGCGCCGCTGCGCGAGCTGCGGAGCTGA
- a CDS encoding helix-turn-helix transcriptional regulator: MDKKELAEFLRRRREMLRPRDVGLVEGPRRRTQGLRREEVAQLAGMSTDYYARLEQQRAPQPSVQITTALARALRLTPDERDHLFVLIGHNAPARFQRSEHVSPALMRVLDRLDDSLALVQTDLVDTLAMNPLAVALFGDQTRHTGMARSGYYRWFMDPAERLAFPEEVHERHGRAQAARLRAALTAGSDTPRAARILAELQEHSPEFVRMWELQEVAQRYDDCKTILHPELGRIDVDAQVLFTENRAQRLVVLTTRPGTESHSKLELLSVIGHQQLTH, translated from the coding sequence ATGGACAAGAAGGAACTGGCGGAGTTCCTGCGCCGCCGGCGGGAGATGTTGCGCCCCCGCGACGTCGGGCTGGTCGAGGGGCCGCGCAGGCGTACGCAGGGGCTGCGCCGCGAGGAGGTCGCGCAGCTCGCCGGCATGTCCACCGACTACTACGCCCGGCTGGAACAGCAGCGTGCTCCGCAGCCCTCCGTCCAGATCACCACGGCTCTCGCCAGGGCGCTGCGGCTGACCCCGGACGAACGCGACCATCTCTTCGTCCTCATCGGCCACAACGCCCCGGCCCGCTTCCAGCGCTCCGAACATGTCAGCCCTGCGCTGATGCGGGTCCTGGACCGCTTGGACGACTCCCTGGCCCTGGTGCAGACGGACCTGGTCGACACCCTCGCGATGAATCCGTTGGCCGTCGCGCTGTTCGGCGACCAGACCCGTCACACCGGTATGGCCCGCAGCGGCTACTACCGCTGGTTCATGGACCCGGCCGAGCGTCTGGCGTTTCCCGAGGAGGTTCACGAACGCCACGGCCGTGCCCAGGCAGCGCGTCTGCGGGCCGCGCTGACAGCTGGCAGCGACACCCCCCGAGCCGCCCGGATCCTCGCCGAACTGCAGGAACACAGCCCTGAGTTCGTCCGCATGTGGGAGCTTCAGGAGGTTGCCCAGCGCTACGACGACTGCAAGACAATCCTCCATCCCGAACTCGGCCGCATCGATGTCGACGCCCAGGTCCTGTTCACAGAGAACCGCGCCCAGAGGCTGGTGGTGCTGACCACCCGCCCCGGCACGGAGAGCCACAGCAAGCTCGAACTGCTCTCCGTCATCGGGCACCAGCAGCTCACCCACTGA
- a CDS encoding SDR family oxidoreductase codes for MKMTGNTILITGGTSGIGLGLALRLHEAGNTVVVAGRRKELLDEITAEHPGIGALVLDVADPDSIARAGETVAASHPGLNVLVNNAGIMLQENLLDPAGLPVAEDHVMTNLLGTIRMTYAFLPLLVGKDDAVVMNVTSSLAFVPFPITPTYNATKAALHSFSESLRIQLAGADAGVQVIEVVPPGVRTTLLGQQDDDNAMPLDDFLTETLDLLREKPDAKELVVERARFIRDAEANGSYDKVLSMLSGI; via the coding sequence ATGAAGATGACCGGCAACACGATCCTGATCACCGGCGGTACCTCGGGCATCGGGCTCGGCCTGGCCCTGCGCCTGCACGAGGCCGGCAACACGGTGGTCGTCGCCGGCCGCCGCAAGGAACTCCTCGACGAGATCACGGCCGAACACCCGGGCATCGGCGCGCTCGTCCTCGATGTCGCGGACCCCGACTCGATTGCCCGGGCCGGTGAGACCGTGGCGGCGAGCCACCCAGGGCTGAACGTCCTGGTCAACAACGCCGGCATCATGCTGCAGGAGAACCTCCTCGACCCGGCAGGCCTCCCGGTCGCCGAGGATCACGTCATGACCAACCTGCTCGGCACGATCCGGATGACGTACGCCTTCTTGCCGCTGCTGGTGGGCAAGGACGACGCGGTGGTCATGAACGTCACCTCCTCGCTGGCGTTCGTGCCGTTCCCGATCACCCCGACCTACAACGCGACCAAGGCCGCGCTGCACTCCTTCTCCGAGAGCCTGCGCATCCAACTCGCCGGTGCTGACGCCGGCGTCCAGGTGATCGAGGTTGTCCCGCCGGGCGTGCGCACGACCCTGCTGGGCCAGCAGGACGACGACAACGCCATGCCGTTGGACGACTTCCTCACCGAGACCCTCGACCTGCTGCGCGAGAAGCCCGACGCGAAGGAGCTCGTCGTCGAGCGCGCCAGGTTCATCCGCGACGCGGAGGCCAACGGCTCCTACGACAAGGTCCTCTCCATGCTCAGCGGCATCTGA